A genomic region of Zalophus californianus isolate mZalCal1 chromosome 1, mZalCal1.pri.v2, whole genome shotgun sequence contains the following coding sequences:
- the FEZF2 gene encoding fez family zinc finger protein 2 codes for MASSASLETMVPPACPRAGASPATSKTLAFSIERIMAKTSEPRAPFEPRPGTLEADGGQGKKLLNLCSPLPCMIPLQPLGYEVPSKTLLSYSELWKSSLRAGGGGGGGGGGGGGGGGGGGAPVCGASGLCKTNCGVCCKADLGLAPSALPAGRVIKPQVINQAVGLPASGSLYYFNYLDSAAYPPSELLGGHLFPSGLLNAQAPAALAAHPKLFLLENAKLAGLAADKFPHPAPYAHKERLPAPLEQVLKENSALTADRGGVKGHSKLPGGSADGKPKNFTCEVCGKVFNAHYNLTRHMPVHTGARPFVCKVCGKGFRQASTLCRHKIIHTQEKPHKCNQCGKAFNRSSTLNTHIRIHAGYKPFVCEFCGKGFHQKGNYKNHKLTHSGEKQYKCTICNKAFHQVYNLTFHMHTHNDKKPFTCATCGKGFCRNFDLKKHVRKLHDSVGPTAPSTKDLTRTVQS; via the exons ATGGCCAGCTCGGCTTCCCTGGAGACCATGGTGCCCCCGGCCTGCCCGCGCGCTGGAGCGTCGCCGGCCACTTCCAAGACGCTGGCCTTCTCCATCGAGCGCATCATGGCTAAGACGTCGGAGCCCCGTGCGCCCTTTGAGCCCCGGCCGGGGACGCTGGAGGCAGATGGCGGCCAGGGCAAGAAATTGCTCAACCTCTGCTCGCCGCTGCCCTGTATGATCCCCCTCCAGCCCCTAGGCTACGAGGTGCCGTCCAAGACGCTGCTCAGTTACTCCGAGCTCTGGAAAAGCAGCCTCCGGGCGGGCGgcggtggaggaggaggaggcggcggcggcggcggtggcggcggtggcgggggggcCCCGGTGTGCGGCGCCAGCGGCTTGTGCAAAACCAACTGTGGCGTGTGCTGCAAGGCCGATCTGGGCCTGGCGCCGTCTGCGCTGCCGGCGGGCAGGGTCATCAAGCCGCAGGTCATCAACCAGGCGGTGGGGCTGCCGGCCAGCGGCTCGCTCTACTACTTCAACTACCTGGACTCTGCCGCGTACCCGCCGTCTGAGCTCCTCGGAGGCCACCTCTTCCCATCCGGCCTCCTCAATGCACAGGCCCCCGCCGCCCTGGCTGCGCACCCCAAGCTCTTTTTGCTGGAGAATGCCAAGTTGGCCGGCCTGGCCGCGGACAAGTTCCCCCATCCGGCCCCCTATGCCCATAAGGAACGCTTGCCCGCGCCGCTGGAGCAGGTGCTGAAGGAGAACTCGGCTCTAACCGCCGATCGCGGTGGCGTCAAGGGCCACAGCAAGCTGCCTGGGGGCTCTGCGGACGGCAAGCCCAAAAACTTCACCTGCGAGGTGTGCGGCAAG GTGTTTAATGCGCACTATAACCTCACCCGCCACATGCCGGTCCACACCGGAGCCAGACCGTTCGTGTGCAAAGTCTGCGGCAAAGGCTTCCGCCAGGCCAGCACGCTCTGCAGACACAAAATTATCCACACCCAG GAAAAGCCGCATAAATGCAACCAGTGCGGCAAAGCCTTCAACCGCAGTTCCACGCTCAACACGCACATCCGCATCCACGCGGGCTACAAGCCCTTCGTCTGCGAATTTTGCGGCAAAGGCTTTCACCAAAAAG GGAACTACAAGAACCACAAGCTGACCCACAGCGGCGAGAAGCAGTACAAATGCACCATCTGCAACAAGGCCTTCCACCAGGTCTACAACCTGACCTTCCACATGCACACCCACAACGACAAGAAGCCTTTCACGTGCGCCACTTGCGGCAAAGGGTTTTGCAGAAACTTTGACTTAAAGAAACACGTGCGCAAACTCCACGACAGCGTGGGGCCTACTGCGCCCTCCACAAAGGACCTTACTCGGACAGTGCAGAGCTGA